The following coding sequences are from one Mastomys coucha isolate ucsf_1 unplaced genomic scaffold, UCSF_Mcou_1 pScaffold9, whole genome shotgun sequence window:
- the Saysd1 gene encoding SAYSvFN domain-containing protein 1: MEKRLAEFREARKRASLVAQPATSSQNLQTLGAKAEPAAATPKTSTGWLKRFLKWKASPAIAQAQPNQPQETCQQPPESTAVPLPSSSRWSFLTNITFLKVLLWLALLGLFVELEFGLAYFVLSMFYWMYVGTRGPEEKKEGEKSAYSVFNPGCEAIQGTLTAEQLEQELQLRPPQGR; the protein is encoded by the exons ATGGAAAAGCGGTTAGCCGAGTTCCGGGAGGCCCGCAAACGGGCCAGTCTGGTAGCCCAGCCTGCCACGTCGAGCCAGAACTTGCAGACCTTAGGAGCGAAGGCGGAGCCAGCGGCGGCGACCCCAAAGACTTCCACGGGCTGGCTGAAACGCTTCCTGAAGTGGAAAGCAAGCCCCGCCATTGCTCAGGCTCAGCCCAACCAGCCTCAG GAAACATGCCAGCAGCCCCCTGAGAGCACAGCAGTCCCCTTGCCTTCCTCCAGCCGCTGGTCTTTCCTGACTAACATCACCTTCTTGAAGGTTCTCCTCTGGTTGGCCCTGCTGGGTCTGTTTGTGGAACTGGAATTTGGCCTGGCTTATTTTGTCTTGTCCATGTTCTATTGGATGTACGTAGGGACTCGGGGTCccgaggagaagaaagaaggggagaagagcGCCTACTCCGTGTTCAACCCAGGCTGTGAAGCCATCCAGGGCACCCTGACTGCTGAGCAGCTGGAGCAAGAGTTACAGCTCAGACCCCCACAGGGGCGGTAG